The nucleotide sequence AAATCGAGACGAAGAGCACGCTCTGAGCCAGGACACCTGGTGTCAGGAAATCGATGTACGGTAGGTTGCCAGTTGGTATAGCCCGCGCCTGCGTGATAACTATCCCGAAGACCAGGAGCCAGAGGACGGGTTGAATTGCGCGGGTGATGAGCTCGGTAGGATCGTGCCGCAGTTTACGTGCTTCGAGCTCCGTTATAACCCCTATCTTCGCGATGAAGCTGATGAGTGTCGCGAGAATTCTCTTTTTTCCATCGATCTCATTGTCATTAGATTTAGCCAAGGCGACGGGCCGTCTGTCTTTTCCTCTGAACTTCAAGGAAACTGCCTCCCGATTCGATTGAACTTCCTGTATAATGAATAAAAACTTCATCGAGGGTTTCTGCGCTCGTGATTCTTTTCAACTCTGAAGGACTTCCAACTGCAACGAGTTTTCCCTTATGCATGATCCCGATTTCGTCGCAGAGAGCATCAGCCTCGTCCATCATGTGCGTGGTGAGAAATATCGTTGTATTATATTCATCACGCAACCTTCTGATCATCTCCCAGACGGTTCGCCGGGCCAGAGGATCGAGGCCGACCGTTGGCTCGTCTAGGAAAAGTACGCGGGGGTGGTGAATCGCCGATTGCGCGATTTCTAATCGCCGGATCATCCCACCTGAATAAGTGCGCACAAGTTTGTGCGCAAAATCAGATAGACCCATTGAAGCAATAGCCTGCTCTATTCTCTCCTTCAACTCCTTTCTCGGTACTTCATATATCTTAGCGAAAATGAGAAGATTCTCGTAACCAGTGAGATTCGCATCGGCGGAAAGCATCTGGGGGACATAGCCAATAACCTTTCTGACTTTTCGTGGCTCCTTTACAACATCAAATCCTGCTATGACACCTCTACCCGAGGTCGGAGCTAGGAGTGTCGTCAATATTTTAATCGTTGTTGTCTTTCCAGCTCCATTCGGTCCTAAAAGGCCGAAGATTCTTCCCTCTTCAACCGCAAGATCCAGCGAATCAACAGCGATGACGTTTCCGAAGTGGCGGGACAATCCTATCGATTGAACAATAAAATCTGACATAGTCACATCTTTCAATGGTGCATGATAGCTGTCGGAGAGGATATTGATCATATTTCTTGTTTGCGGGAGGGT is from Methanomassiliicoccales archaeon and encodes:
- a CDS encoding ATP-binding cassette domain-containing protein, which translates into the protein MSDFIVQSIGLSRHFGNVIAVDSLDLAVEEGRIFGLLGPNGAGKTTTIKILTTLLAPTSGRGVIAGFDVVKEPRKVRKVIGYVPQMLSADANLTGYENLLIFAKIYEVPRKELKERIEQAIASMGLSDFAHKLVRTYSGGMIRRLEIAQSAIHHPRVLFLDEPTVGLDPLARRTVWEMIRRLRDEYNTTIFLTTHMMDEADALCDEIGIMHKGKLVAVGSPSELKRITSAETLDEVFIHYTGSSIESGGSFLEVQRKRQTARRLG